A window of Phycodurus eques isolate BA_2022a chromosome 5, UOR_Pequ_1.1, whole genome shotgun sequence contains these coding sequences:
- the aplnr2 gene encoding apelin receptor 2, translating to MITPQAFVLGCLGNGLVLWAYLDRADRKRSHPAGFLRPCCQTDQRECRYPSRRNISSSSSSSSPGTPCPSRSLTDSLIASLALADLCFLVTLPLWAVYTALGYHWPFGQTLCQLSSFLTALNMYASIFSLSVLSVERYWVLTGQPRRRPSARAPRALAGLWVLAGFLALPALLMRSVQVPDWPDESGSIACQMDYSMLIRDEPDEDERERAQMWWAAVLSIKSTLLGFLLPLVVLLVCYCSLARLLSRHFGRGPRPDPRRQRRLLRVIVTLVLAFFLCWLPLHVNKTLSLLLEFGFLPYSCALDQILLAAHPYVTCVAYLNSCLNPLLYAACDRSFRKRCRQTFLQLCGARRRKEMERREAQKDDQEGSLDGPTRTQEETADKTQEAEMVTEQ from the coding sequence CCTTTGTGCTGGGTTGCCTAGGCAACGGTCTGGTGCTGTGGGCCTACTTGGACCGAGCCGACAGGAAGAGAAGTCATCCCGCAGGATTTTTGAGGCCCTGTTGCCAAACCGACCAGAGGGAGTGTAGGTATCCGTCCAGAAGAAACATTTCatccagctcctcctcctcgtctccCGGGACCCCGTGCCCGTCCCGCTCCCTAACAGACTCTCTGATAGCCAGCTTAGCTTTAGCAGACCTCTGCTTCCTGGTGACCCTTCCCCTGTGGGCTGTGTACACGGCCCTGGGGTACCACTGGCCGTTCGGGCAGACGTTGTGTCAGCTCAGCAGCTTCCTCACCGCCCTCAACATGTACGCCAGCATCTTCAGCCTGAGCGTGCTCAGTGTGGAGCGCTATTGGGTCCTGACCGGACAGCCGCGTCGCCGGCCTTCCGCCCGGGCTCCGAGGGCGCTGGCGGGATTGTGGGTGTTGGCCGGGTTCCTGGCGCTGCCCGCCTTGCTGATGCGCTCCGTCCAGGTGCCCGATTGGCCGGATGAGTCAGGTTCTATAGCATGCCAGATGGACTACTCCATGCTGATCAGAGACGAGCCGGACGAGGACGAGAGAGAACGTGCCCAGATGTGGTGGGCGGCGGTCCTGAGCATCAAGTCCACGCTGCTCGGCTTCCTGTTGCCCCTCGTCGTCCTGCTGGTGTGCTACTGTTCCCTGGCCCGCCTCCTCAGCAGACACTTTGGCCGCGGGCCTCGACCCGACCCCCGGCGCCAGCGTAGGCTACTCAGGGTCATCGTGACTCTGGTGTTGGCCTTCTTCCTGTGCTGGCTGCCTTTGCACGTCAACAAGACTTTGTCCCTGCTCCTGGAGTTCGGGTTCCTGCCGTACTCCTGCGCCTTGGATCAGATCCTGCTGGCGGCGCACCCGTACGTCACCTGCGTGGCCTACCTAAACTCTTGCCTCAACCCGCTGCTCTACGCCGCCTGCGACCGGTCCTTCCGGAAGAGATGCAGGCAGACGTTCCTGCAGCTGTGCGGAGCACGGAGGAGAAAGGAAATGGAACGAAGGGAGGCGCAGAAGGACGACCAGGAGGGAAGCTTAGACGGCCCTACGAGAACACAGGAGGAAACGGCAGACAAAACGCAGGAGGCAGAGATGGTCACTGAACAGTGA